The Akkermansia sp. RCC_12PD genome contains the following window.
GGGTGTTGGAGAAGGTCTTCTGGCAAGATGGTAGAAGGAGGGCTCCACTCCGTATTCCATGCAGGAAAGCCGGGCATGGGGAGCAATCTCCGCAACGCGGTCGCACGCCCAGGGAGATTCACATGTAATCAGGTCATAATGCCTGACGGCCAATCGTTCCCAGAACGCCTGCATATGCAGGAGAAAAGCCTGCGGCGCGCGCTGGCAATAAGCGGTAAGGGCGCCTTGGTAGGAAAGGAGCTTCTTTCCCCGGAAGGTTCTTCCCGCCATCGCGTAAGCCTGTTCCACGCCCCATATGTGCAGGAGATCCGGCCGTATGCCGTTCAGGGTTTTGCGTATCCTCCGAACCGTTAGAAAATGGGCTGTAAGGATATTTTTGCCCATACTGCCCAGGGGAAGGATGTGGATAGTTTGGTTGTGCGTGTGGATAGTCTCCCCGGTAGAAACATCTTTACTGATTGTAATCCAATGGATATCAAAATCTTTCTGGTATTCCAAGGCATGGAAGAGGGCAAAAAGCCAGGGAATTGTACGCTGATCCTTGTCGCGAAAGGGAGCCAATAGCCGGCCAAGTGGCAGGTCGGCTGCTATGGCTAATACGGGGCGAAGGCGTTTAGTCGGCATGGCTTGAAGAATAGAGTTGGACGGAGGTGGAGGATAGCAAAGCGCTTGCGAACGGAGCAGGATACGGACGAAGACTTTTTTTGCGGATGGAGAAACTTATAAAAAATCCTGAATCCAGCAGACGGGCGATGAGGTGAATATCCCGGTTCAGGGAGTTCACGCTGTGTTTCGTTTCACAGGCATCCAGGTCTGCGTGGAGGGGAAATGTACGCAGCGATGAAGTGCCGCCCCTTGCTCATGAGCAACAACATAAATGAAAAGGAGGAATAAAGCAAGAACGCTGTATGAATCTTTACCGGATTCTTCCTTATACGGGGCAAGTTGTGAGTTTGTTTTTTATTCGGCGGTTGGAGGCAATGCGGTTCCGGGGAGAGGCTGTTTAAGACGCTTTGGAATTGTCTAATATGCCAACAGCTATTCATGCTTCAGCCTGGAATCTTTTTCCCGTTTAAGGCGGCGTTATCTCTGGCATATCCTTTTGCTTTCCTGCCGGAGAGGCGGCCTGCTTCAGCTCCCCTGACCGTGATGGATAAACTGCGCCTTCCGGTCAGCAATTTGACGCGGCGGTACTCAACCTGATGGCGAAGGAAAGTGCGGGAAAACCCCGTGCGGCGATCCGTGAATGATTTTCTTACGCCTCCGTGGCGCTGAAATCCTCTACGGACTCAGACACAATGGCGTTGATTTCCATGGTGGAAAACCCGTAATACGCCGGGTTCAGGCCGGACAGGCCGACATGCTGAGTCAGCGTCCCTATTCATACTTGCTGGATTCCCGTTGTGCCGGAATTGTCAATATCTAGGTAAACTTTCCCCAGGAAATTGCTCTCAAAGCAATGTGTCCCGCGCACCGTCGCTATCTTCATGCAGGGGGGTGTCGTTGAGCCGGAATGAACCAGACACAGTGCCCCTCGTTCCTCAGTATCTATCTGTCCATCCTGGTACTGTTCATAAACAATCTTCGCGACGCACAGGGGAATCCGCTGGTTTCCAGCAGCCTTGGCAAGAGAATGCTTCTTTTCACCTTCA
Protein-coding sequences here:
- a CDS encoding glycosyltransferase family 4 protein — encoded protein: MPTKRLRPVLAIAADLPLGRLLAPFRDKDQRTIPWLFALFHALEYQKDFDIHWITISKDVSTGETIHTHNQTIHILPLGSMGKNILTAHFLTVRRIRKTLNGIRPDLLHIWGVEQAYAMAGRTFRGKKLLSYQGALTAYCQRAPQAFLLHMQAFWERLAVRHYDLITCESPWACDRVAEIAPHARLSCMEYGVEPSFYHLARRPSPTPSCFFAGTIYELKGISYLVEAFSHPDLAHIQLFIAGRGALRERLEAQSTPNIHWLGSISRPELQQHLSTAWFLAHPTLADCCPNIVKEARVMGLPVITTAEGGQVQYVKDGISGYIIPVRDSGAIREAALKLSKDLDTALSMGMEEHQECRRLLDAEQTAADCLSRYHTMLHLR